In Dermacentor albipictus isolate Rhodes 1998 colony chromosome 6, USDA_Dalb.pri_finalv2, whole genome shotgun sequence, the following proteins share a genomic window:
- the LOC139060832 gene encoding probable basic-leucine zipper transcription factor E, protein MDAGPILRDIMLGHYSDGGAEGDSIFSDLAVSELTAIAEEARGALSESPEPILTRRASAKRCKSRRQSRPNYAVLAGKCRTRVKGESVSSSDEVHVDDDEDPVSPGDVEEDESLDAFKTRGSCMSKNAIAARENRIKKKLYVNKLERSVRHLSTENATLMKRTTDMSREIEELSEEVQYLRSVLCNVDEISALVRSVRSVRPSLATNLKSGYSLKRERVEGDHDYIGTGGKRRPPVDKKAGGVCIHVANGAVSLEFCHRCASKSKDLREAQ, encoded by the coding sequence ATGGACGCCGGACCCATTCTTCGAGATATCATGCTGGGCCACTACTCCGACGGAGGAGCAGAAGGGGACAGCATCTTCTCCGACCTTGCAGTAAGCGAACTGACGGCGATCGCCGAAGAAGCACGTGGCGCCTTGTCCGAGTCGCCTGAACCGATCCTGACACGCAGGGCGTCGGCGAAGCGTTGCAAGTCCCGTCGCCAGTCTAGGCCTAACTACGCCGTGCTCGCCGGTAAGTGCCGCACCCGCGTAAAAGGCGAGTCGGTATCCAGCTCTGACGAAGTTCACGTAGATGACGATGAAGACCCGGTTTCGCCGGGCGATGTAGAAGAGGACGAAAGCTTAGACGCGTTCAAGACCCGGGGAAGTTGTATGAGCAAGAATGCCATTGCCGCGCGCGAAAATAGAATTAAGAAAAAGCTATACGTGAACAAGCTCGAGCGAAGCGTCCGCCACCTTTCGACGGAAAACGCGACGCTCATGAAGCGCACGACCGACATGAGCCGAGAGATCGAAGAGCTGAGCGAAGAGGTGCAGTACCTGAGGAGTGTGCTCTGCAACGTTGATGAGATATCGGCTCTTGTGCGCAGCGTTCGGTCGGTTAGGCCTAGCTTGGCGACGAACTTGAAGAGTGGGTACTCTCTGAAGCGCGAGAGAGTCGAAGGTGATCACGACTACATCGGTACTGGTGGCAAGAGGAGGCCGCCCGTTGATAAGAAAGCGGGTGGTGTGTGCATCCACGTCGCCAATGGAGCCGTGTCGTTGGAGTTTTGCCATCGGTGCGCCAGCAAGTCCAAGGATCTTCGGGAGGCACAGTGA